One region of Pseudomonas glycinae genomic DNA includes:
- a CDS encoding formate/nitrite transporter family protein has translation MTTPTDGKTPDLSAKEQHEVEKNQPPRAAVLHEIIRKQGDQELERSIAALWWSALAAGLTMGLSLMGMGLLNSRLPEGDEFKVIASFGYCAGFLAVILARQQLFTENTLTAVLPVMTKPTLANFGRLIRLWTVVLFGNLCGTILVAYVMLELPIFDSKTDVAFLEIGRKVMENHASQMFAKGIVSGWMIATMVWMIPSMESAKMWIIILITYLMALGDFTHIVVGSAEVSYLVFAGELPWSDFWAVFAGPTLAGNIIGGSFIFALISHAQIRSESGKPKESADQAEKPDPQQIKK, from the coding sequence ATGACCACACCAACAGACGGCAAGACCCCCGATCTCTCGGCCAAGGAACAACACGAAGTCGAGAAAAACCAGCCGCCCCGCGCGGCGGTTCTGCATGAAATCATCCGCAAACAGGGCGACCAGGAACTGGAGCGCAGCATCGCCGCGCTGTGGTGGTCGGCGCTCGCGGCCGGGCTGACCATGGGCCTGTCGCTGATGGGCATGGGCCTGCTCAACTCGCGTCTGCCCGAGGGCGATGAATTCAAGGTGATCGCCAGTTTCGGCTACTGCGCAGGCTTTCTCGCGGTGATCCTCGCCCGCCAGCAACTGTTTACCGAAAACACCCTGACTGCCGTGCTGCCGGTGATGACCAAGCCGACCCTGGCCAATTTCGGCCGGTTGATCCGGCTGTGGACGGTGGTGCTGTTCGGCAACCTGTGCGGGACGATTCTGGTGGCCTACGTGATGCTCGAACTGCCGATCTTCGACAGCAAGACTGACGTAGCCTTCCTCGAAATCGGCCGCAAGGTCATGGAGAACCATGCGAGTCAGATGTTCGCCAAGGGCATTGTCTCGGGCTGGATGATCGCCACCATGGTCTGGATGATTCCGTCCATGGAGAGCGCGAAGATGTGGATCATCATCCTCATCACCTATCTGATGGCACTGGGCGATTTCACTCACATCGTGGTGGGGTCGGCGGAGGTGTCGTATCTGGTGTTTGCCGGCGAGCTGCCATGGAGTGACTTCTGGGCGGTGTTTGCCGGGCCGACCCTGGCGGGGAACATCATCGGCGGCAGTTTCATCTTCGCCCTGATCAGTCATGCGCAGATCCGCAGTGAAAGCGGAAAGCCGAAAGAGTCTGCGGATCAGGCCGAAAAGCCCGATCCGCAGCAGATCAAGAAATGA
- a CDS encoding cation:proton antiporter — MLELVAAFICLTTLLTFVNFRFIGLPPTIGVMVTALMFSLLLQGLSLLGYPGLEERVQQLIGQIDFGDLLMNWMLSFLLFAGALHVNLNDLRSYRWPIGLLATFGVLIATAVIGSLAYYIFALFGWHVSFLYCLLFGALISPTDPIAVLGVLRTANASKPLKTTIVGESLFNDGTAVVVFTVLLGIAQLGETPTVGATAMLFAHEAIGGVLFGGLIGYLVYLMIKSIEQHQIEVMLTLALVIGGSAMATELHVSAPIAMVVAGLIIGNLGRNLAMNDMTRKYLDGFWELLDDMLNALLFALIGMELLLLPFNWLHVAAASLLALAILLSRLLTVAPAIVLLRRWRTVPRGTIRILTWGGLRGGVSVALALALPLGPERDLLLSITYIVVLSSILLQGLTIGKLVKHATRDEPASAAEPAHH; from the coding sequence ATGCTTGAACTCGTCGCCGCTTTCATCTGCCTCACCACCCTCCTCACCTTTGTGAATTTCCGCTTCATCGGCCTGCCCCCAACCATCGGCGTGATGGTTACCGCACTGATGTTTTCCCTGTTGCTGCAAGGCCTGAGCCTGCTCGGTTACCCCGGTCTCGAAGAGCGCGTACAGCAACTGATCGGCCAGATCGACTTCGGCGATCTGCTGATGAACTGGATGCTCTCGTTCCTGCTGTTCGCCGGTGCGTTGCACGTGAACCTCAACGACCTGCGCAGCTACCGCTGGCCCATCGGCCTGCTGGCGACCTTCGGCGTACTGATCGCCACCGCCGTGATCGGCAGCCTCGCCTACTACATTTTTGCCCTGTTCGGCTGGCACGTGAGCTTCCTTTACTGCCTGTTGTTCGGCGCGCTGATTTCCCCGACCGACCCGATTGCGGTACTCGGCGTGCTGCGTACGGCCAACGCCTCGAAGCCGCTGAAGACCACCATCGTCGGCGAATCGCTGTTCAACGACGGCACCGCCGTGGTGGTGTTCACCGTGTTGCTGGGCATCGCGCAACTGGGCGAAACCCCGACCGTCGGCGCCACGGCCATGCTGTTTGCCCATGAAGCCATCGGCGGCGTGCTGTTCGGCGGGCTGATCGGTTATCTGGTGTACCTGATGATCAAAAGCATCGAGCAGCACCAGATCGAGGTCATGCTGACCCTGGCGCTGGTGATCGGCGGTTCGGCGATGGCTACCGAGCTGCACGTCTCGGCGCCGATCGCGATGGTGGTCGCCGGTCTGATCATCGGCAACCTCGGTCGCAACCTGGCGATGAACGACATGACCCGCAAATACCTGGACGGTTTCTGGGAATTGCTCGACGACATGCTCAACGCCCTGCTGTTCGCGCTGATCGGGATGGAGCTGTTGCTGCTGCCGTTCAACTGGCTGCACGTGGCGGCGGCAAGTCTGCTGGCGCTGGCGATTCTGCTGTCGCGCCTGCTCACCGTGGCCCCGGCCATCGTCTTGCTGCGGCGCTGGCGCACCGTGCCGCGCGGCACTATCCGGATTCTGACCTGGGGTGGTTTGCGCGGCGGTGTTTCGGTGGCACTGGCCCTGGCCCTGCCGTTGGGCCCGGAGCGCGATCTGCTGCTGAGCATCACCTACATCGTGGTGCTGTCATCGATCCTGTTGCAGGGCCTGACCATCGGCAAACTGGTCAAACATGCAACGCGCGACGAGCCGGCGAGCGCTGCCGAGCCCGCGCACCATTGA
- a CDS encoding MFS transporter, protein MPLALLALAVAAFGIGTTEFVIMGLLPDVARDLAVSIPHAGLLITGYALGVVFGAPILAIGTANMPRKATLLGMTLMFILGNVLCALAPNYATLMAARVVTALCHGAFFGIGSVVAAGLVAPNKRAQAIAMMFTGLTLANVLGVPLGTALGQYAGWRSTFWAVSVIGVIAALAQWLWLPKHIPMDKANLASEFKVLGKVNVLLALGMSVLASTSLFSVFTYIAPILQDITGVSPHGVTVMLLLFGVGLTGGSMLGGRLADSRLLPSLVGVALAVVVILTAFSQTSRSVVPAAITLVLWGIFAFALCPILQLLIIDQAHEAPNLGSTLNQSAFNLGNAAGAWIGGLVVASGADLADLPWTGALVGVLTVLTALFFIYLQRRGVAAVNVSG, encoded by the coding sequence ATGCCACTCGCCTTGCTTGCACTCGCTGTTGCCGCTTTTGGCATCGGCACCACTGAATTCGTCATCATGGGCCTGCTGCCCGATGTCGCCCGCGACCTTGCGGTGAGCATTCCCCATGCGGGCCTGTTGATCACCGGCTACGCCCTGGGCGTGGTGTTCGGTGCGCCGATCCTCGCGATCGGTACCGCCAACATGCCGCGCAAGGCCACGCTGCTGGGCATGACGCTGATGTTCATCCTCGGCAACGTGCTGTGCGCGCTGGCGCCGAACTACGCAACGTTGATGGCGGCGCGGGTCGTCACCGCACTGTGCCACGGCGCGTTCTTCGGCATCGGTTCGGTAGTGGCCGCCGGGCTGGTCGCGCCGAACAAACGGGCGCAGGCGATTGCCATGATGTTCACCGGCCTGACCCTGGCCAACGTCCTTGGCGTACCGCTGGGCACTGCGCTCGGTCAGTACGCCGGCTGGCGCTCGACCTTCTGGGCGGTCTCGGTGATCGGTGTGATCGCGGCCCTCGCCCAATGGCTGTGGTTGCCGAAACACATCCCGATGGACAAGGCCAACCTCGCCAGCGAGTTCAAGGTGCTGGGCAAGGTCAACGTGTTGCTGGCGCTGGGCATGAGCGTTCTGGCCTCCACCAGTCTGTTCAGCGTGTTCACCTACATCGCGCCGATTCTGCAGGACATCACCGGCGTCAGCCCTCACGGAGTGACCGTGATGCTGCTGTTGTTCGGCGTCGGCCTGACCGGCGGCAGCATGCTCGGCGGGCGCCTGGCCGACAGTCGTCTGCTGCCGTCGCTGGTGGGTGTCGCGCTGGCGGTGGTGGTGATTCTGACGGCGTTCAGCCAGACCAGTCGCTCGGTGGTTCCCGCGGCGATCACGCTGGTGCTGTGGGGAATTTTTGCCTTCGCCCTGTGCCCGATCCTGCAACTGCTGATCATCGATCAGGCGCATGAAGCACCGAACCTAGGCTCGACCCTGAACCAGAGCGCGTTCAACCTCGGCAATGCCGCCGGGGCGTGGATCGGTGGACTGGTAGTAGCCAGCGGCGCGGATCTGGCGGACTTGCCGTGGACCGGCGCGCTGGTGGGCGTGCTAACGGTGCTGACGGCGCTGTTTTTCATCTACCTGCAACGTCGGGGTGTCGCTGCGGTCAATGTGTCCGGCTGA
- a CDS encoding EamA family transporter, translating to MLATALVLVAALLHAAWNTLIKFSAERLLVVACMDSVALLFVALALPFISLPPPEIWPWILASAAFELLYRYLLIQAYRVGDLGLVYPLMRGLSPLVVLALTLIFAGEVLTTQQIFGILLIPLGMACLLWQGGGGKHLPWAMLPVVALIGLCIGCYTYIDGQALRRWSHPLDYLVWVTLLSAWPFPLLAGVAKRPAFKLFWREQWKLGLAVGFCVLFSYALVLWAMKLGSIAEAAALREISVILVVLFGMRYLKEPFGRPRLLACGLVLVGMLVMKF from the coding sequence GTGCTGGCGACAGCTCTGGTGTTGGTGGCGGCGCTGTTGCACGCAGCGTGGAACACGTTGATCAAGTTCAGCGCCGAACGGCTGCTGGTGGTGGCCTGCATGGACAGCGTGGCGCTGTTGTTCGTCGCGCTGGCGTTGCCTTTCATCAGCCTGCCGCCGCCGGAAATCTGGCCGTGGATTCTGGCGTCGGCGGCGTTCGAGCTGCTTTATCGCTATCTGTTGATCCAGGCCTATCGGGTTGGCGACCTGGGGCTGGTCTATCCGTTGATGCGCGGACTGTCGCCGCTGGTGGTACTGGCGCTGACCCTGATCTTCGCCGGCGAGGTGCTGACCACCCAGCAAATCTTCGGGATCCTGCTGATCCCGCTGGGCATGGCTTGCCTGCTCTGGCAGGGCGGCGGCGGGAAACATTTGCCGTGGGCGATGCTGCCGGTAGTGGCGCTGATCGGCTTGTGCATCGGTTGCTACACCTACATCGACGGTCAGGCATTGCGGCGCTGGTCGCATCCGCTGGATTACCTGGTCTGGGTCACGCTGCTCAGTGCCTGGCCATTCCCGTTGCTGGCGGGGGTAGCGAAAAGGCCGGCGTTCAAACTGTTCTGGCGCGAGCAATGGAAGCTGGGGCTGGCGGTCGGGTTCTGCGTGTTGTTCAGCTACGCTCTGGTGCTGTGGGCGATGAAGTTGGGCTCGATTGCCGAAGCGGCGGCGTTGCGTGAAATCAGCGTGATCCTGGTGGTGCTGTTCGGCATGCGTTACCTGAAAGAACCTTTCGGCCGGCCGCGGCTCTTAGCCTGTGGGCTGGTACTGGTCGGCATGCTGGTGATGAAGTTCTGA
- a CDS encoding MAPEG family protein: MTVALWCVLIAIFLPYLCTVVAKASGGFRLRDNHDPRDFLDSVDGVARRAHAAQLNSFEVTPAFAAAVIVAHLVGTAELVTVNVLAVLFITSRLLYIICYLADWAALRSLVWFVGMALIASFFFVSV, translated from the coding sequence ATGACGGTGGCTTTGTGGTGTGTGTTGATCGCGATCTTTCTGCCCTATCTGTGCACCGTCGTGGCCAAGGCCTCGGGTGGTTTCAGACTGCGGGACAATCATGATCCCCGGGACTTTCTGGACAGCGTGGATGGTGTGGCGCGCCGTGCCCATGCGGCGCAGCTGAACAGTTTTGAAGTGACGCCGGCGTTTGCGGCGGCGGTGATCGTCGCGCACCTGGTGGGCACGGCAGAGCTGGTGACGGTCAATGTGCTGGCGGTGCTGTTCATCACCAGTCGCCTGCTCTACATCATTTGCTATCTGGCGGACTGGGCGGCTTTGCGCTCGTTGGTCTGGTTCGTCGGGATGGCGCTGATTGCCAGCTTCTTCTTCGTTTCGGTCTGA
- a CDS encoding murein transglycosylase A, with the protein MNSRFKAWRHPLIATLPLLAILAGCTGGDSAKPKTHALATYSSATWEALPAVSDSDLVAGFGSWRSACTRLKADPVWGPTCAAAANVPQSAGDIRTFLKQNLDVFGLRAENDNPNGLITGYYEPVYPGSLTQTATANVPVYGVPEDMIIVSLDSIYPELKGKRLRGRLEGRVLKPYDDAATIESQGVKAPVVAWLTDPMNLQFLQIQGSGRIQTEDGRQLRIAYADQNGHPYRPIGRWLVEQGELKKEEVTMGAISNWAKANPSRIPELLASNPSYVFFTRNPDSNEGPRGSLNVPLTAGYSAAVDRKVIPLGSLLWLSTTRPDGTPLVRPVAAQDTGGAIAGEVRADLFWGTGDAAGQLAGDMKQQGQIWMLWPKGAALPQVPQVADKP; encoded by the coding sequence ATGAACAGCCGTTTCAAGGCCTGGCGTCATCCGCTCATCGCTACCCTCCCGCTGCTGGCGATCCTCGCCGGCTGCACCGGTGGCGACAGCGCCAAGCCGAAAACCCACGCCCTGGCCACCTACTCCAGCGCCACCTGGGAAGCCCTGCCGGCGGTGTCCGATAGCGATCTGGTCGCCGGTTTCGGTTCCTGGCGCAGCGCCTGCACCCGGCTCAAGGCTGACCCGGTCTGGGGCCCGACCTGCGCGGCAGCTGCCAACGTGCCGCAGAGCGCTGGCGACATTCGCACCTTCCTCAAGCAGAACCTTGACGTGTTCGGCCTGCGCGCCGAGAACGACAATCCCAACGGCCTGATCACCGGCTACTACGAACCGGTGTACCCCGGCAGCCTGACGCAAACCGCCACCGCCAACGTGCCGGTGTATGGCGTGCCCGAAGACATGATCATTGTGTCGCTGGACAGCATTTACCCGGAGCTGAAAGGCAAGCGTCTGCGCGGACGCCTCGAAGGTCGTGTGCTCAAGCCTTACGACGACGCGGCGACCATCGAGAGCCAGGGCGTCAAGGCGCCGGTCGTGGCGTGGCTGACCGATCCGATGAACCTGCAATTCCTGCAGATTCAGGGTTCGGGGCGGATCCAGACCGAGGACGGTCGCCAGCTGCGCATCGCCTATGCCGACCAGAACGGTCACCCGTACCGACCGATCGGCCGCTGGCTGGTGGAACAGGGCGAGCTGAAAAAAGAAGAGGTGACCATGGGCGCGATCAGCAACTGGGCCAAGGCCAACCCGTCGCGCATTCCGGAACTGCTGGCGAGCAATCCGAGCTACGTGTTCTTCACCCGCAACCCGGACAGCAACGAAGGCCCGCGCGGTTCGCTGAATGTGCCGCTGACCGCTGGTTACAGCGCGGCGGTGGACCGCAAGGTCATTCCGCTGGGCAGCCTGCTGTGGCTGTCGACCACCCGCCCGGACGGCACGCCGTTGGTACGCCCGGTTGCGGCACAGGACACCGGCGGCGCGATTGCCGGCGAAGTTCGTGCGGATCTGTTCTGGGGCACCGGTGATGCCGCCGGACAATTGGCCGGCGACATGAAGCAGCAAGGGCAGATCTGGATGCTCTGGCCGAAAGGCGCGGCGTTGCCGCAAGTGCCGCAGGTGGCCGACAAGCCGTAA
- a CDS encoding c-type cytochrome: MTLKRISVVLLACLSLSACGGVDPNSPLGQRKAIFKQMLKTGEDLGGMLRGRIPFDGAKFAEGAVKLDALSHEPWKHFPQVREEDHTSAKDDVWQKQARFQEMARTLEAATGELVIASKVQPYKASNLGPAVQKVEDACSACHKEFRDH, from the coding sequence ATGACTCTCAAAAGAATTTCTGTTGTATTGCTGGCCTGTCTGAGCTTGTCCGCCTGTGGCGGTGTCGACCCGAATTCCCCGCTGGGTCAGCGCAAGGCGATCTTCAAGCAGATGCTCAAGACCGGTGAAGACCTGGGTGGCATGTTGCGTGGGCGCATCCCGTTCGACGGAGCGAAATTCGCCGAAGGCGCGGTCAAGCTCGATGCGTTGTCCCATGAGCCGTGGAAACATTTCCCGCAGGTGCGCGAAGAAGATCACACCAGCGCCAAGGATGATGTCTGGCAGAAACAGGCGCGCTTCCAGGAAATGGCCCGCACCCTTGAAGCGGCCACCGGTGAACTGGTGATCGCCAGCAAGGTTCAACCCTACAAAGCCAGTAACCTGGGGCCTGCCGTGCAGAAAGTCGAAGATGCCTGCAGTGCCTGCCATAAAGAGTTTCGCGACCACTGA
- a CDS encoding DUF1090 domain-containing protein translates to MKFLAPLALLSFCAVLAAPVMADEDAPGLTGCAAKKQGIINQIEQAKSRGNADQQAGLETALREVTEHCTDAGLKKERENKVLDAKHEVSKRQADLDKAMKKGDPEKIDKRKNKLAESRKELQDALDELDK, encoded by the coding sequence ATGAAATTTCTCGCACCGCTCGCCCTGCTGTCTTTCTGCGCAGTCCTCGCCGCCCCCGTGATGGCCGACGAAGACGCGCCGGGCCTGACCGGTTGTGCCGCCAAGAAGCAGGGCATCATCAACCAGATCGAACAGGCCAAGTCCCGCGGCAACGCCGACCAGCAGGCCGGCCTCGAAACCGCCCTGCGCGAAGTCACCGAGCACTGCACCGACGCCGGCCTGAAGAAAGAACGCGAAAACAAGGTGCTCGACGCCAAGCACGAAGTGAGCAAGCGTCAGGCTGATCTGGACAAGGCCATGAAGAAAGGCGATCCGGAGAAGATCGACAAGCGCAAGAACAAGCTCGCCGAATCGCGCAAGGAATTGCAGGACGCGCTGGACGAACTCGACAAGTAA